A window of the Halopseudomonas phragmitis genome harbors these coding sequences:
- a CDS encoding class I adenylate-forming enzyme family protein, giving the protein MQIAELLAVNARKYPDHEAIITPDSRHTWRQLHQQSLKLAGYLRQHYNINPGDRVALFMTNSYPWVLSYFAVINLGAILVPINARLSGEELGYILGDCQARLLLSSEQQASILASSTARCPTLLLDTADSMLSSTRDDFKPPAIQPQDACTLLYTSGTTGRPKGVLFNHLNILTVATTTAVEMGVNHNSRLLHMMPLTHSAPVHVFLLGGTLVGACHVVLSEFRPDLLLDWVERERTTHFFGAPVAFLLTAAQPDIGQRDLSSMQAWIYGGAPLSSEQIGKVSQAFGSNQFYCVYGLTEAGPSGTLLDPMEHSEKAGSIGKRGALHTEIRLVDEQLKDITDDRVGEILIRSEAMMQGYWNNPQATADCLTEDGWLHSGDLARRDAEGYLWVVGRKKDLIISGGVNIYPREIEALLEQHPAIVEVAVIGVPHEQWGETVKACVVLRQPLTNLAGELRHYLESRLADYKIPRLYQLCEALPRNANGKVMKHKLS; this is encoded by the coding sequence ATGCAGATCGCTGAACTGCTGGCCGTCAACGCCCGCAAATATCCTGACCATGAAGCCATCATCACCCCTGACAGCCGACATACCTGGCGGCAATTGCATCAACAGAGCCTGAAACTGGCAGGCTACCTGCGGCAGCATTACAACATTAACCCAGGCGACAGAGTCGCTCTGTTCATGACCAACAGTTACCCATGGGTATTGAGCTATTTCGCGGTGATCAACCTCGGCGCCATCCTGGTCCCGATCAACGCGCGGCTGAGTGGCGAAGAACTCGGATACATTCTCGGTGACTGCCAGGCCAGACTGCTGCTGAGCAGTGAACAACAGGCGTCAATCCTGGCCAGCAGCACCGCTCGCTGCCCCACCCTGCTGCTGGATACGGCGGACAGTATGCTGAGCTCGACCCGCGACGATTTTAAGCCGCCAGCGATACAGCCCCAGGACGCTTGTACCTTGCTCTACACATCAGGAACCACCGGTCGCCCCAAAGGCGTACTGTTTAACCACCTCAACATATTGACTGTGGCGACCACCACTGCGGTGGAAATGGGGGTAAATCACAACAGCCGGCTACTGCATATGATGCCGCTGACCCATTCGGCTCCGGTGCATGTGTTCCTGCTTGGCGGTACTCTGGTCGGCGCCTGTCACGTCGTTCTCAGTGAATTTCGCCCTGACCTGCTGCTGGATTGGGTTGAACGTGAGCGCACCACCCACTTCTTTGGCGCCCCGGTAGCTTTTCTGCTGACCGCCGCACAACCGGATATAGGTCAACGTGACCTGAGCTCCATGCAGGCCTGGATTTATGGGGGCGCGCCACTCTCCAGCGAACAGATCGGCAAGGTCAGCCAGGCTTTTGGTTCCAATCAGTTCTACTGTGTCTATGGCCTGACTGAAGCCGGCCCCAGCGGTACCTTGCTCGACCCCATGGAACACAGTGAAAAAGCCGGATCGATTGGCAAGCGTGGCGCCCTGCACACCGAGATCCGTCTGGTCGATGAACAGTTGAAAGATATAACCGACGACAGGGTTGGCGAAATTCTCATCCGCAGTGAAGCCATGATGCAGGGCTACTGGAACAACCCACAGGCGACAGCCGACTGCCTGACCGAGGATGGCTGGCTGCACAGTGGCGATCTGGCCCGGCGTGATGCCGAGGGCTATCTTTGGGTCGTCGGACGCAAGAAAGACCTGATCATATCAGGCGGTGTGAACATCTACCCGCGAGAGATTGAGGCACTGCTTGAGCAGCACCCCGCGATAGTGGAAGTGGCGGTGATCGGCGTTCCTCACGAGCAATGGGGTGAGACCGTCAAGGCCTGTGTAGTACTGCGCCAGCCGCTGACAAACCTGGCCGGCGAACTGCGCCACTACCTTGAGTCGCGCCTTGCCGACTACAAGATCCCGCGCCTTTACCAACTGTGTGAAGCCTTGCCACGCAACGCCAATGGCAAGGTCATGAAACACAAGCTCAGTTGA
- a CDS encoding acyl-CoA dehydrogenase family protein, with protein MNLHAYAETHEVTNQVPPLDGINLYRSDLPLQEWVRRYKGDWADAELSAYGELAGGPLMQAGFLANENKPQFKSHDRYGHRIDLVEFHPAYHELMGAAIAAGIPSAPWTDPRAGAQVARAATMYLHNQAESGTSCPLTMTYACVPAIKLQPDVAEQWLPKILSRQYDPRNLPIEQKTGATIGMAMTEKQGGTDVRANTTRAYPVGVGGPGQSYELVGHKWFCSAPMCDAFLTLAYTDKGLSCFLLPRHRPDGSRNQFYIQRLKNKLGNWANASSEIEYRGALAWMIGEEGRGVPTIIEMVSLTRFDCMIGSSSLMRQALTQATHHCAHRKVGGRVLAEQPLMQNVLADLALESEAALALTLRMGKALDNAHDEQEDKFARLVTAIGKYWICKRAPAMINEAQECLGGAGYVEDTILPRLYREAPVNSIWEGSGNVQCLDVLRALSKEAGVLDALFAELGEGHGDARLAAHIQRLQTDFRNTDDIQYRARQLTEDVAVALQAKLLLEAGNTTVSDAFIASRLDGHGRVYGTLPRGLDVEALVARATPNAG; from the coding sequence ATGAACCTGCACGCCTATGCCGAAACCCATGAAGTCACCAACCAGGTGCCGCCGCTGGATGGCATCAACCTCTATCGCAGCGACCTGCCCTTGCAGGAGTGGGTACGACGCTATAAGGGCGACTGGGCCGATGCCGAACTCAGCGCCTATGGCGAGTTGGCCGGCGGTCCCTTGATGCAGGCCGGATTCCTGGCCAACGAAAACAAACCGCAGTTCAAGAGCCACGACCGCTATGGTCACCGCATTGATCTGGTCGAGTTTCATCCGGCTTATCATGAACTGATGGGCGCGGCGATTGCCGCCGGCATCCCCTCGGCGCCCTGGACCGACCCGCGCGCTGGCGCTCAGGTGGCCCGGGCAGCAACCATGTACCTGCACAATCAGGCGGAATCCGGCACCAGTTGCCCGCTGACCATGACCTACGCCTGCGTCCCGGCCATCAAACTACAGCCGGACGTTGCCGAGCAATGGCTGCCGAAGATCCTGTCGCGCCAATACGACCCACGCAACCTGCCGATTGAGCAGAAAACCGGCGCCACTATCGGCATGGCCATGACCGAGAAACAGGGCGGTACCGATGTACGTGCCAACACTACCCGGGCCTACCCGGTTGGCGTCGGCGGCCCTGGCCAGTCCTACGAACTGGTCGGGCACAAATGGTTCTGCTCGGCGCCGATGTGTGATGCCTTCCTGACTCTGGCCTATACCGACAAGGGACTATCCTGCTTCCTGCTGCCACGCCACCGCCCGGATGGCAGCCGCAACCAGTTCTATATCCAGCGCCTGAAGAACAAGCTGGGCAATTGGGCCAATGCCTCCAGCGAAATCGAATACCGTGGTGCCCTGGCCTGGATGATCGGTGAGGAAGGTCGCGGGGTACCAACTATCATCGAAATGGTCTCGTTGACTCGCTTTGACTGCATGATCGGTTCCAGCTCGCTGATGCGCCAAGCCCTGACCCAAGCCACCCACCACTGCGCCCACCGCAAGGTCGGCGGCCGGGTGCTGGCCGAGCAGCCGTTAATGCAGAACGTACTGGCCGATCTGGCGCTGGAAAGCGAGGCAGCGCTAGCCCTGACCCTGCGCATGGGCAAGGCGCTGGACAACGCCCATGACGAGCAGGAAGACAAGTTCGCCCGGCTGGTCACCGCTATCGGCAAGTACTGGATCTGTAAGCGGGCCCCGGCCATGATCAACGAGGCTCAGGAATGCCTGGGCGGCGCCGGTTACGTGGAAGACACCATACTGCCCAGGCTGTACCGCGAAGCGCCAGTCAACTCGATCTGGGAAGGCTCGGGCAACGTCCAGTGCCTGGATGTGCTGCGCGCGCTGTCCAAGGAGGCCGGCGTACTTGATGCTCTATTCGCCGAACTGGGCGAAGGCCATGGTGACGCCCGCCTGGCAGCGCATATCCAGCGCCTGCAAACCGACTTCCGCAATACCGATGACATCCAGTACCGCGCCCGCCAGTTGACCGAGGACGTGGCCGTAGCGTTGCAGGCCAAGCTGCTGTTGGAGGCTGGCAACACCACGGTCTCCGACGCCTTCATCGCCAGTCGCCTGGATGGCCACGGCAGGGTCTACGGCACCCTGCCCCGCGGCCTTGATGTGGAGGCTTTGGTGGCTCGCGCAACGCCCAATGCAGGATGA
- a CDS encoding TetR/AcrR family transcriptional regulator — MAYRVTEARLERDQAQREHILDCALQQVAEGGFASLSMTGLASAAGIATGSLYRHFSGKGALAAEVFTRATRIEFETLKSQFMGTGSAEQRLRRGLAQFAARAWHSRQLAFALIAEPVEAEVDTQRLRFREAYAEIYCKLIREGSADGSFQVDNIPLTAACLVGAVAEALVGPLSPQARAARASGLPSESLESVTRAIIRFSLRALGAKEINA; from the coding sequence ATGGCCTACCGAGTGACCGAAGCCCGCCTGGAGCGAGACCAGGCTCAGCGTGAGCACATACTCGATTGCGCACTCCAGCAGGTCGCCGAGGGCGGCTTCGCCAGTCTGAGCATGACCGGTCTGGCCAGCGCTGCTGGTATCGCCACCGGTAGTCTGTACCGGCATTTTTCCGGCAAGGGTGCACTGGCTGCAGAAGTATTTACCCGCGCTACCCGTATTGAGTTTGAAACCCTGAAAAGTCAGTTCATGGGTACCGGCAGCGCCGAACAACGGTTGCGTCGAGGACTGGCCCAGTTTGCTGCCCGTGCCTGGCACAGCCGCCAACTGGCCTTTGCCCTGATTGCCGAACCGGTCGAAGCGGAAGTGGACACCCAGCGCCTGCGCTTTCGCGAAGCCTATGCCGAGATCTACTGCAAGCTAATCCGTGAAGGCAGTGCCGACGGCAGCTTTCAGGTCGACAACATTCCCCTGACCGCCGCCTGCCTGGTCGGTGCCGTGGCCGAAGCCCTGGTCGGCCCCCTCTCGCCCCAGGCACGCGCAGCCCGCGCCAGTGGCCTCCCCAGCGAAAGCCTGGAAAGCGTCACCCGGGCCATCATACGTTTCAGTCTGCGCGCCCTGGGCGCCAAGGAGATCAACGCATGA
- a CDS encoding DUF2788 domain-containing protein → MPVMIFGLVAFMGFIVWDLAKQSKAGRYGTMVLFFALGLGVAAFVIKEVVIAVIG, encoded by the coding sequence ATGCCCGTGATGATCTTCGGCCTGGTAGCCTTCATGGGGTTTATCGTCTGGGATCTGGCCAAGCAGTCCAAGGCTGGACGTTACGGCACCATGGTGCTGTTCTTTGCCCTGGGCCTGGGCGTAGCCGCCTTTGTGATCAAAGAAGTGGTTATTGCCGTTATCGGCTGA
- a CDS encoding Lrp/AsnC family transcriptional regulator, protein MTEHTLDRYDLKILAELQHDARISNQELAERIGLSPSPCSRRVKQLEDAGYINRQVALLDPRKLGLTLTAFVMIGMDRHTPERFAGFEQVIKDCPEVLDCCLVTGMEADYHLRVVVPDMEHYQQFLLGKLTRIEGVSSVRSSFVLNQVVASTELPLKHLGRH, encoded by the coding sequence ATGACTGAACACACGCTGGATCGCTACGATCTGAAGATCCTAGCCGAACTGCAACACGATGCCCGAATCAGCAATCAAGAGCTGGCCGAGCGCATCGGCCTGTCACCCTCGCCCTGCTCACGCCGGGTCAAACAACTGGAAGACGCCGGTTATATCAACCGCCAGGTCGCCTTGCTCGACCCGCGCAAGCTGGGCCTGACCCTGACCGCCTTCGTGATGATCGGCATGGACCGGCATACTCCGGAGCGCTTTGCCGGCTTCGAGCAGGTGATCAAGGACTGCCCGGAGGTGCTGGACTGCTGCCTCGTCACCGGGATGGAAGCCGACTACCACCTGCGGGTAGTAGTGCCTGACATGGAGCATTACCAGCAGTTTCTGCTCGGCAAGCTGACCCGTATCGAAGGGGTATCCAGCGTGCGCTCGAGTTTTGTCCTCAATCAGGTGGTGGCCTCTACCGAGCTGCCCCTCAAACATCTTGGGCGACACTGA
- a CDS encoding cation diffusion facilitator family transporter: MNNRHLTTEQRARLLKLATYASVSVALLLILLKTSVWLMSGSVSLLASLIDSLMDAGASLINLFAVRYALKPADHDHRFGHGKAEALAALAQAAFITGSAVLVMLQGIDRLLNPRGLEAAWLGVAVMLFSIAATMGLLLIQRHVIRRTGSTAIKADALHYRSDLLLNASIIVALLLAHYGIARADALFGLVIALYIGYGALRIGWDAIQILMDHELPDSVRNEALALARAIPGVVDVHDLRTRQSGQQWFMQMHVELPSNLSLAQAHELGEQVRLTITKRFPQAEVLVHKDPV; this comes from the coding sequence ATGAACAACCGGCATCTAACTACCGAGCAACGCGCCCGGTTACTCAAACTAGCCACTTACGCGTCAGTGTCGGTGGCCTTGCTGCTGATCCTGCTCAAGACCTCGGTCTGGCTGATGTCGGGCTCGGTGAGTCTGCTGGCCTCGCTGATCGACTCGCTGATGGATGCCGGCGCCTCGCTGATCAACCTGTTTGCCGTGCGCTACGCGCTCAAGCCAGCCGATCATGATCACCGGTTCGGCCACGGCAAGGCAGAGGCACTGGCGGCCCTGGCGCAAGCGGCATTCATCACCGGCTCGGCAGTATTGGTAATGCTGCAAGGAATTGATCGGCTGCTCAACCCCAGGGGGCTGGAAGCAGCCTGGCTGGGCGTGGCAGTAATGCTGTTTTCGATCGCCGCAACCATGGGGCTGCTACTGATCCAGCGCCATGTGATCCGCCGTACCGGCTCCACCGCGATCAAGGCCGATGCCCTGCACTACCGTTCAGACCTGCTGCTCAATGCCAGCATCATCGTCGCACTACTGCTGGCCCATTATGGGATCGCCCGGGCCGACGCTCTGTTCGGGCTGGTGATCGCGTTATATATCGGATACGGCGCGCTGCGTATCGGCTGGGATGCAATCCAGATTTTGATGGACCACGAACTACCGGATTCCGTGCGCAACGAAGCCCTGGCACTTGCCCGTGCGATTCCCGGGGTGGTTGATGTGCACGACCTGCGCACTCGCCAATCTGGCCAGCAGTGGTTCATGCAGATGCATGTCGAGTTGCCCTCCAACCTTAGCCTGGCCCAGGCCCATGAGTTGGGCGAGCAGGTACGGCTGACAATCACAAAGCGCTTTCCCCAGGCCGAAGTACTAGTGCACAAGGACCCGGTCTAG
- a CDS encoding polyribonucleotide nucleotidyltransferase, producing MNLKPLASIILTATLTSQLAACGTVFYPERRGQISGEIDSGVAILNGIGLLFYIIPGLIAFAVDFATGAIYLPDARYSLAPERLNQAVDEHGQVDAQKLQAILYQDLGIELPLEQAQRLSAPSTQQLALLGLPPRA from the coding sequence ATGAATTTGAAACCCCTCGCCAGCATCATCCTGACCGCTACCCTGACCAGCCAACTGGCTGCCTGCGGCACCGTGTTCTACCCCGAACGCCGTGGCCAGATCAGTGGTGAGATCGATAGCGGCGTCGCCATTCTCAACGGCATTGGCCTGCTGTTCTATATCATTCCCGGACTGATCGCCTTCGCCGTGGATTTCGCCACCGGTGCGATTTACCTGCCCGACGCCCGCTACTCGCTGGCTCCGGAGCGGCTGAACCAGGCCGTTGATGAGCACGGCCAGGTCGACGCACAAAAGCTGCAGGCGATTTTGTACCAGGATTTGGGCATTGAACTGCCGTTGGAACAGGCCCAGCGCCTGAGCGCTCCCAGCACCCAGCAGTTGGCACTCCTCGGTTTGCCGCCCAGGGCCTGA
- the hrpB gene encoding ATP-dependent helicase HrpB yields MHDLPVSAVIPELKQTLAAAPCAVLQAPPGAGKTTLVPLALLDADWLAGQKIILLEPRRLAARAAAERLAQLLGEPVGQTVGYRIRLETRVSQATRIEVVTEGILQRLLQADPELPGVGLVIFDEFHERSLDADLGLALCRQTQQYLRDQPPLKLLVMSATLDAEAICALLDQAPLVRSEGRQYPVEVRYGAAFRPSEFIEPRVVQTVLQALADESGSLLVFLPGTAEIRRVQAQLSEALQGRDDIQLTPLYGELDFTEQRRAISPAESGQRKVVLATRIAETSLTIEGIRVVVDAGLSREAAFDPVSGMTRLHTRRVSRAAAEQRAGRAGRLQPGVCYRLWSATQHEQLAAQTEPEMRQADLAPLALQLAQWGVQQADDLDWLDPPPVAALQQGRELLQRLGALSRDERGWQLSEHGRAMAELPMHPRLAHMLLRGQALGLGRLACRLAALIGERDLLRGVEDADIARRLMLFDDPKAEPSVDRGALQRARQLAEQWQRLIERQPSAEVVSEPEHEHWQGLLLALAYPDRIAQRRGESGSDYRLANGRSAAFAQVDSLQQQRWLVVASLGGHASQRSARIFLAAALDEVLIHSHLAELLDSEDTLAWDARTETLVAERQCKLGALVVSREPLTSIDPAQRNRALCAVVRKQGLVLLPWTPALRQWQARIALLRQLDLEAGQSSDWPDLSDQALLDSLEDWLAPYLDRVSRLSHFANLDLHNILATLLPWPLPQRLEEQAPTHWTVPTGSRIRIDYSEHPPVLAVRLQELFGSADTPRIAAGRLALKLHLLSPAQRPVQVTQDLAGFWRGSYAEVKKDMKGRYPKHYWPDDPLQAEPTRRAKPRV; encoded by the coding sequence ATGCATGATCTCCCTGTCAGCGCCGTGATACCCGAGTTGAAGCAGACCTTGGCTGCTGCGCCCTGTGCTGTGCTGCAAGCGCCACCCGGGGCTGGCAAAACTACTCTGGTGCCATTGGCTTTGCTGGACGCTGACTGGTTGGCCGGGCAGAAAATCATTCTGCTTGAGCCCCGGCGCCTGGCCGCGCGGGCCGCGGCCGAACGGCTGGCGCAATTGCTTGGCGAGCCGGTCGGGCAGACCGTGGGTTACCGCATCCGTCTGGAAACACGGGTCAGTCAGGCGACCCGCATCGAGGTGGTGACCGAGGGAATTCTGCAACGGCTGTTGCAGGCCGATCCGGAGCTGCCCGGTGTTGGGCTGGTGATTTTCGATGAATTCCATGAGCGCAGTCTGGATGCCGATCTGGGTCTGGCGCTGTGTCGCCAGACCCAGCAATACCTGCGTGATCAGCCGCCGCTGAAACTGCTGGTGATGTCCGCAACGCTGGATGCCGAGGCGATTTGTGCGTTGCTCGATCAGGCGCCGCTGGTGCGCAGCGAGGGCCGTCAGTATCCGGTTGAGGTGCGTTATGGCGCCGCCTTCCGGCCCAGCGAGTTCATTGAGCCGCGGGTGGTGCAAACGGTGTTACAGGCGTTGGCTGATGAGTCTGGCAGCTTGCTGGTTTTTCTGCCCGGCACGGCGGAAATCCGCCGGGTTCAGGCGCAACTGAGTGAGGCGTTGCAGGGGCGTGACGACATTCAGCTAACGCCGCTGTATGGCGAGCTGGATTTTACCGAGCAGCGTCGGGCCATCAGCCCGGCCGAGTCCGGTCAGCGCAAGGTGGTGTTGGCGACCCGGATTGCCGAAACCAGTCTGACCATTGAGGGCATTCGGGTGGTGGTGGATGCTGGCCTGTCACGTGAGGCCGCCTTTGACCCGGTTAGCGGCATGACCCGACTGCACACCCGGCGGGTCTCACGGGCTGCGGCCGAGCAGCGTGCCGGGCGCGCCGGGCGTTTGCAGCCGGGGGTATGTTACCGGCTGTGGTCAGCCACCCAGCATGAGCAACTGGCGGCCCAGACCGAGCCGGAAATGCGCCAGGCCGATCTGGCGCCGCTGGCCCTGCAACTGGCGCAGTGGGGTGTGCAGCAAGCCGATGACCTGGACTGGCTGGACCCACCGCCAGTGGCCGCATTGCAGCAGGGCCGCGAACTGTTGCAGCGCCTCGGTGCCTTGAGCCGGGATGAGCGCGGCTGGCAGTTGAGCGAGCATGGCCGGGCGATGGCCGAACTGCCGATGCATCCACGTCTGGCGCACATGCTACTGCGTGGTCAGGCTCTGGGGCTTGGGCGTCTGGCCTGTCGGTTGGCGGCATTGATTGGTGAACGTGATCTGTTACGCGGGGTTGAGGATGCCGATATTGCCCGGCGCCTGATGCTGTTTGATGATCCCAAAGCCGAGCCCTCGGTTGATCGTGGTGCACTGCAACGGGCCCGGCAACTGGCCGAGCAATGGCAGCGGCTGATTGAGCGTCAGCCCAGTGCGGAAGTGGTCAGCGAGCCAGAGCATGAACATTGGCAGGGGCTGTTGCTGGCGCTGGCCTATCCTGACCGGATCGCCCAGCGTCGTGGGGAGTCCGGCAGCGACTATCGGCTGGCCAACGGCCGTTCCGCCGCCTTTGCTCAGGTCGACTCGCTGCAACAGCAACGCTGGCTGGTGGTGGCCAGCCTGGGCGGACATGCCAGTCAGCGCAGTGCGCGGATTTTCCTAGCCGCTGCGCTGGATGAGGTGCTGATCCACAGCCATCTGGCCGAGCTGCTTGACAGCGAAGATACCCTGGCCTGGGATGCTCGCACTGAAACGCTGGTTGCCGAGCGCCAATGCAAACTGGGTGCCCTGGTGGTTAGTCGCGAGCCGCTCACCAGTATCGATCCGGCCCAGCGCAACCGTGCCCTGTGCGCGGTGGTGCGCAAGCAGGGCCTGGTGCTGCTGCCCTGGACCCCGGCACTGCGCCAATGGCAGGCGCGCATTGCCCTGCTGCGCCAGCTGGATCTGGAGGCGGGGCAGTCGAGTGACTGGCCTGACCTGTCCGACCAGGCCCTGCTCGACAGTCTGGAAGACTGGCTGGCGCCGTATCTGGACAGGGTTAGCCGACTCAGCCACTTCGCCAATCTGGATCTGCACAACATTCTCGCCACGCTGCTGCCCTGGCCATTGCCGCAGCGACTGGAGGAGCAAGCGCCGACCCACTGGACCGTGCCGACCGGCTCGCGAATCCGTATCGATTACAGTGAACATCCACCAGTGCTGGCGGTGCGTTTGCAGGAGTTGTTCGGCAGCGCCGATACGCCGCGTATTGCCGCCGGGCGGCTGGCGCTCAAGCTGCATCTACTGTCGCCGGCGCAACGGCCGGTGCAGGTAACCCAGGATCTGGCCGGATTCTGGCGTGGCAGCTATGCCGAGGTGAAGAAGGACATGAAGGGCCGCTACCCCAAACACTACTGGCCCGATGATCCGCTGCAGGCCGAACCGACCCGGCGGGCCAAGCCCAGGGTGTAA
- a CDS encoding methyltransferase: protein MDNTSQIIERSAELFAGKRVLLVNPQADGLTASLEADWQVWTWDYAAWLGLKGRLDEACLSFSHLCPEVGQLDAAILVMPKAIERAEYALAQIAPLLASGQPLYLVGEKKGGVSRADKLLGQFGSQPEKLDSARHCQLWRVQLDAPAAPFALADWQQSFTVELADQQIELLSLPGVFSHGRLDEGSELLLEEPAPLPVGKVLDFGCGSGVLSIALARRNPECRFELVDTDALALYCAAQSLARNGVEAEVYPSDGLSEVHGRYHAVISNPPFHTGIRQDTGIAERFFNQVTRHLLPGGELRIVANGFLRYPPQIESHIGPCRVLRENSRFKVYSAVAPG, encoded by the coding sequence ATGGACAACACCAGTCAGATCATCGAACGCAGTGCCGAGCTGTTTGCCGGCAAGCGGGTGTTGCTGGTCAATCCGCAGGCTGACGGTCTGACCGCCAGCCTGGAAGCTGACTGGCAGGTCTGGACCTGGGATTATGCCGCTTGGCTGGGGCTCAAGGGGCGCCTGGATGAGGCCTGCTTAAGCTTTAGTCATCTATGTCCAGAGGTCGGACAGCTCGACGCTGCCATTTTGGTTATGCCCAAGGCTATTGAGCGCGCGGAGTACGCTCTTGCCCAGATCGCTCCGTTGCTGGCTTCCGGTCAGCCGCTGTATCTGGTTGGGGAGAAAAAGGGCGGAGTCAGCCGTGCGGATAAACTGCTTGGCCAGTTTGGCAGCCAACCGGAAAAGCTCGACTCAGCCCGGCACTGCCAGCTCTGGCGGGTGCAGCTGGACGCACCGGCGGCGCCCTTTGCTCTGGCCGACTGGCAGCAGTCGTTCACGGTCGAGCTGGCGGACCAGCAGATTGAGCTGCTGAGCCTGCCCGGTGTGTTCAGTCACGGTCGGCTGGACGAGGGCAGTGAATTGCTGCTGGAGGAGCCCGCCCCGTTGCCGGTCGGTAAGGTGCTGGATTTTGGCTGCGGCAGTGGTGTGCTGTCGATCGCCCTGGCGCGGCGCAACCCTGAGTGCCGGTTTGAACTGGTAGATACCGATGCCCTGGCCCTGTACTGCGCCGCTCAGAGTTTGGCGCGCAACGGCGTCGAGGCCGAGGTATACCCCTCCGATGGGCTCAGTGAGGTGCACGGGCGCTATCATGCAGTGATCAGCAATCCGCCGTTCCATACCGGGATCCGTCAGGATACCGGGATTGCCGAGCGCTTCTTCAATCAGGTGACCCGCCATCTGCTGCCTGGCGGTGAGCTGCGCATCGTTGCCAATGGCTTTTTGCGTTATCCTCCGCAGATCGAGTCGCATATTGGCCCGTGCCGGGTGTTGCGCGAGAACAGCCGCTTCAAAGTGTATTCTGCTGTGGCGCCGGGTTGA
- a CDS encoding TMEM165/GDT1 family protein: MEAFFVSTGIVTLAEIGDKTQLLALLLAARFRRPWPIVWGILIATVLNHALAGAVGQWVSVLLSDFWLHLILAVSFIAVAGWTLIPDKLDDEDTPPISRYGAFMATLVAFFLAEMGDKTQVATVVLAAQFDAYVWVVLGTTLGMLLANVPVVFMGNVMAGRLPFKLIRIVAASAFLVMGLYAGWLAFSG; the protein is encoded by the coding sequence GTGGAAGCCTTCTTCGTTTCAACCGGTATTGTCACGCTGGCAGAGATCGGCGACAAAACCCAACTGCTGGCGCTGCTGCTGGCTGCCCGTTTTCGTCGGCCCTGGCCGATTGTCTGGGGCATTCTGATTGCCACTGTTCTCAACCACGCACTGGCCGGCGCCGTTGGCCAATGGGTCAGCGTGTTGCTGAGTGACTTCTGGCTGCACTTGATCCTGGCTGTGAGTTTCATCGCCGTGGCTGGCTGGACCCTGATTCCTGATAAGCTCGATGACGAAGATACCCCGCCGATCAGTCGCTATGGCGCGTTCATGGCAACCCTGGTGGCGTTCTTTCTGGCCGAAATGGGTGACAAGACCCAGGTGGCTACTGTGGTGCTGGCGGCGCAGTTCGATGCCTATGTCTGGGTGGTGCTGGGTACCACGCTGGGCATGCTGCTGGCTAACGTGCCGGTAGTATTCATGGGTAATGTGATGGCCGGGCGCCTGCCGTTCAAGCTGATTCGGATCGTTGCAGCCAGCGCCTTCCTGGTGATGGGCCTGTATGCTGGCTGGCTGGCATTCAGCGGTTAG